Within the Eucalyptus grandis isolate ANBG69807.140 chromosome 1, ASM1654582v1, whole genome shotgun sequence genome, the region ACGTTGGttaaaattttattcataaacaTAACAATAATTAACTAATCTTGTTGATAATTTATGAAATATAATAATTCGATTCTGCACCTCGACAATATGTCACTTCGAGTATATACTGACAAGCATAACAACTAAATGTTATGATTAACTATTACGCCGgtttaaaaataataagtatATATTTAGAGTATATATGAGTAAGTTATTATTTCCTAATAGTAAGTAAAAACTATTTCAAAACGACAAATAAGTGTTACAATTTTAGTTAATGTAATTTAATTTCGGATAATATAATAGtaagaaattacaattttaaatccaaaacatttttgtttgaatatttgGGACGtaaacaaaattttcttcacaaaaattaTGGGCGGGAAAAATCCTTCCGGTTTTGGTGACGTAAATCAAAACTTCCATTGCCAAAAGTTTTTCTTGCCTATTATTAGATAGGCAATAAATGAGAACTGTCGTCATATGGTCCTTAGCAAGACCTTAAAAGGCTATGACATCCTAGAAAGATAGGATAGAGGCCGGGATCCGGGCCTCGATAAATATACCGGCCCATTGGCGCGCCCGCGCACACAACCCCTTCATGGGGTTGGCGGCGCCCCCTCAGATTCCCGTGAAACCAATCCCGGGTAACCATTCCCGGCAAGGTTCAGGAAAATGAAGAGGCCCAGTCCTGGGAAACCCGGCCGGGGGTGCGCGCGCGCGTCGTATGCACCATGACTAAGCTTTTCTTGTCTTATTTTGATGTGTTTTCGATTTTCTATATCATTAATGCTGTTACAATCTTAAATTGAGTTAGATCTATTATCTGCAGAAAATTCTTTTCCCAGCAATTGATGAGTTTGGTTGAATGAAATATGCTTTGCGgtatgtttttaatttatcatatttttcattttttataatctAGGGGCACAAGCATGAAGACCAAACTATCGAGTGGTTCTTAGAATGCTTTGCAAAGGATGTATATGAACAAGTGACCTCAAATTTTTGAGTTGAAAACCCTTGATGTCCAATTAACCATTCTAACCTATTgagttattttcattttaatttaatgtattttagtttattttctttattcgtTTTTATCACAAACTGCTCGTGCCAATCACATAAGCAAAATTAATGAGTGTTCTTCTTTTGATAAATCCATGACTTTTTTATCACACGTCTAATCCATATCGGGTGTGATGGTTCTCTTGTCCCACATACACCTGGAAATTATCAGACAGACACAATTAACACTCATAGGGTGGTCTCAGTAGAATCAAGCGTGTAATTTGAACCCAAGCCTTAAACTGAATGAGGAAAACAAACACGATTATCACTTGAGCAACCTCTTATGAGTTACCAGGAGGCAACCTGCTCTATGCTCTAATCAAGAAAATTATCAGTAATAGCAAAGTTAATGCACATTATCCATTAATAACGGAAGTTTCATAAGTAACTTATTATCCATAAGTTTCACATTGTTATAATATCTACCGATACTGTCCCTTTGATAGAACAAACGAGAGATACCTCATTAATAACTGTTTTAAATACAGAGTCTTGGACGAGTTTGCCAATTAAAGGGAATATTGCCAGAGAAAGGCAAGAGAGCAGAGATACAATCGCCGACAGAAGAGCAACTAAGTCTTCTCCCTCTCTGTAACAATCTCAGCATCAAAAGAGGGCGACGTCCCATAGAACTGGAGGTCTTCAGCATGATCATGTCCCCATCATGCTAGTCATTTAGGGTATGGTGAAAGGAGGGTTTTCAAGATCCTCCTTGTGGAGAGAGTAGAGTGCAATCTCCTCCTTGTagggttttctctctttcttttgtctttctccTGTTTTAAAGCTTTTCGCTCCACCAACTCTCTAATtgccctcctctctctcttcccttttctacATCATAATAGTAGCAGTGGTACGAGATGCTAATGAATTGTCACGCATTGATTTACATCACCTTCCATTTGAAGGCTCGAGTAGATACTGAAGGAACTGGTGTAGTAGAAATAGATTTTGGTTAGTATAGTTTCAGTAGCTGTTCaagttattttattcatttccgAGGATTTGATTTCTTCAGATAGAACCAAGAATTTGCTTAGGTGAGATTTGCTGGGGCTGgccttttaattgaaaattgagTTTTATACGTTTATAAAACTTATCTTCCACTGTTGTTTAAATTGCCCTGTTGATGATTTGATGTTTCTAACAAATAAAAGTAAAGGCTAGAGACCGATTCCTGGAGGACGATGTAATTCCAGTCGAGGGGCGATAGCTGGCTAAATCATGAGTGATCTAGGTAAACATTATCCCGTCAACAAGGTATTATTATAGATCATCGTATGGATGGTTTGAAAAGGACTAGTAATGAGTTTGTTGATCCTGCTGCTCGTGCATTTGTTTCACAATGCGCGGACCTTGAAAAGGACTAGTGATGAGTTTGCTGATCCTGCTGCTCGTGCATTTGTTTCACAATACACGGTCCGCGTGGAGCGGCGACTTCTCAAGCACCACGTATGAGCAAGGCAACAGCGACATCCCTCTTTGGACGACAAGCACTGGCGAGAAGGATGGAGTCCAATAAGCCTGAGAGACGAGTCAACAGTTATACCCTAGGAGCGTCACCAAGCAAATATTGCCCCTTTGGACAGCATGTTATGTCACCTTCCCCAGACGAGAAGCCTCCCGACAAGACCATCACTTGAAGCTCATCCTCATCCTATCCTATTGGAGGGATCATCACGAAACCACTAAATATCCAACAGCTAAGCAGCCAATGGCACGAAGGGCAATTTAACCACTGATGCCATTTCTCATGACATGTGATCGCTTGCCCTTTGTCATGACTAGACAACCCACCTCTTGACCAATAATGGAGGGCCTAAATCAAGATCTTCACCCGGTTAAGCTGCTTCTTCCTCGCCCTCTGCACCTAGTACACATTCCTATCCTGATAACTTCAGCATCTGAGGACCAATCCAGATCAAAAACCCAAATGTCCTAACCCGAAATTGTTGCTGTCATTCCTCACGAGGTGTGAACTTTGACAAATTCCTCGAAACCGGATCGCAGGCAACAACATTAACTTTACGAGATACTGAATAATGGCAACAATTCATGTGCCACGTGGCACAAGGCAACAATTGATTATAACTTTGTACTATCATCATGTTTCTAGTGTAACTTCTCATGACATGAAAACATAGCTTCAGCCTGTTATAGAGCTGGTAACTACGGGtcatttttaagaacaaaaggGGACACTGAACTATTGACTTTAAATAGGTACCGCACAGATTTTCTCAACAATAGGAAAGCACTAAGGTTTCAGTACAGCAATAATTACCGATTATAGATCAGGGCTCATCTTgtgagaagaaagccaaaagagAGGCAAGATCACTTGCACAACTGAACATATGAgagaaaaatacttttcatttgatttataAACAGCATCCTTACAAAGGTGAGAAACAACAGAACCCGGCAAATCTCCCAATGTTAAAACTTCCATCCAtcaattttctccttttcttttttttttttacaaaagtcCGTAAATATCAAAGCGGACAAACAAATATACAACACGAATCCCGACATTTCCAACTCGCACTAACCCATCTATCTCAAGTTAGATGAACTTCCTAATGCTCTTGCAGTTGATAACATAAATCCCCACAAACAGCAAAGAATGGTAGTTGGTACAGAATTGCGTTTAACTAGTAATTGATTGAGGAACCACGAGCCTGGCCGCAGATGGGTCTACAGTTGTGAAGATATAGGTACAGCTGCCCTCGACCCAAGATCTGCATCGAAATTAACCATGACGTTGCATCATCTTATTCACAATAGTATCATATAGTAACAACTCAGATCAGCATCTCAGAAAAATAGCAAGCACTAGAAACTTTTTCCCTGTTTCAGTACAATATGCTTCGAAAAAGTGCCCTCAGAAAAAATTTCATTCCTGAGCCCAACAAGAGACCTGGTTCCACTTCCGAACTGGGCTagaaatctttttattttggcaagAAATATCCCAGTTTTCTTATTAACATTATTGAGGATTCATTTTACACTGTGCTAAAGGCATATCCAATTATTACCTCCTAAAAGGACACAGGCTACAAGTTCCCATGGGGCAAGCACTCAAACACTACACAGAACAATTATGGCTGATTggaacaaagagaaaaaaaataattaaatatccaaAGGAGAACgacattcatttccatttttggcTTATCATGGAAgccagcttcttcttttttagtaTAAAAGAAGATTACACACAATAGACTATGCCAATCTGAAACTTTTGCTGCAACCTCAACACCACCACACATCAATAAAACCAAATAACCTATCATGACGATTAAATAATCTTGACCAATAACTGGAAATTCAATATGCAGAAATACAGAAACTTTAAAAACCTAACCTTTGAGGTTGACCAGTAAGTATCACAAACATGTTGCAGTTGCTGGCTACTAACATTCCAAAGCATAAGTCTGCAcctgttatttaaaaaaaaaaaaggttagctGATAAAGCAACCTAAACCTGCAAAACACACTGATTCTCCCGCATAGTACAATTAACTTCTTTCAGCTCCAGCAACCGACGACTTACTCGAGTACATACTGAAATGCTGGTATTGTTATCAGTTTAACAAAGTAACCCAAGAGAAATGGATAATGTGAGAACTACCAAGAGAACCAAGTTAATGTATGATGAGGATACTTTATTACAGAGACATTTGAAAAGCAATAGTTAGGGCAAATTTCAGCTCCAACACTGTaggaccaaaagaaaataacatatcAAAGAACTAACAGTTGCACACCTATACATTTGAAATAATACACACAGCCTTGATGGTGATACGTGGCAACAACATTTGAAAAGAAGAGACAGATCAAGAACTAACTGAATGCCTTGACTAGAGGTTTTTCCCTTATTAAGTCAGGAGTCTTTAAGAGTTTTAGTACATTAGTAATTTATTAAGTTCCCTTTTCCTATTTGGAATTGAATATTACATTTCAAAGTTTTATTGTATTAGGATATTAGGATGTTGAATTTACAAGTAAGAGTTTCCTATTTCAACTTGAAGTAGGGTTCAGTAGTCTTTAAATACCACGCACTTGCTGTGGATTGGTCATTGTCCATTTAACTAAAACAGTTACATTTTCAGCAACTGTTTGCTATTGGATCATCTGACGCAACTCTTCTATTTAGTATGAAGCTTTCAAAAATAATAGCTGTGAAGCTTAGGAAGgtaattttcttccaaattccTTTTACTCCATCCCAATAATTCCAATAAAAGCTTTCCCCACAAAACGTCATCAGTTACTCCATATAATCATCATATTTCAGCTCAAACCCTAACTTTACTGTTCAAAGCCCAGAAACAGTACTTCTAGACCTGTAGAACATCTTATCAGGTTGTCTTACATCAAGCCTAAAAAGGGGTCTATGGAAAATTATCAGCAACAACCTGGGAGAACGGCCAGGAGCTCAGAACCAGTGGGCCCAAGGGAAGAGACATAAAGCAGAATTGATACAAATTCTAAAAAGAAAGCCCTTCTAGCGCCATGGATGAATATTCCTGTACAATTTACAGGATCAAACTACTATTACCCTCCTTTAGTCCTGTCCCAATCACCGCATACAAAAATACTCCAACTAAGAAAATACTAACGAAGTTCTACTAAAAATAAAAGCTTGATAATAAACAAAAGGACCAGCCTTATTTTGCAAATAACTGTATACGCATAAGCAAACACTAATTATGAACAGAAATTTGTTCACCTCTGGCACATTTTCATCAAGAAAACCAGATGACTTTAGATTCAAGCCATGAGAGCTGTCATAGTGGAGAATCCTCAACTTGCCTTCCTGagtttaaaagaaagaaacgtaAGTATAAAAGAACAGCTTGTAAGCCTAGTCACATGATCATTCAGTCATCCTGGAGCACATGCACTCACCTTCGTTCCATAAATGAGGCCACCTCCAACTGAAGGGTGAAAGCATGCAACATTGACTTCATCCTCTGCACTTGGAAGAACTCTCACAAGTTCCATGTCAGAAACTCTGTATACCTGTGtaaagtaaatgagttagaGAAATGCATTAAGTCACAGCAGTACATAATAGCACTTCACATAATGATACACTTCTTTTAGAGTAACTTCCAGGTATATCAGGCCCTATAAGCTAATGGATAACAAATTTATGATGGGAATGATACAGACAAAACAATTGAGATGGACAAATAACCTGTCTCAAATGTACAAAAAGATGATAGTGAAAAGCTGCTCCTCAACAGTTCATGTCACTAATTTTTAGGGCAATACAAGGCTACTGCAACATTTCATGCAACCAATACCAATAATATCAGTGCCATTGCTATGaggtaatttttcaattatacttaGCTAAGTGGCAATAGCCACCATGAATTTCCCAGAAGATAAATGGAGACTAAGAATAAACACTTGTATATACGACCCCATTTCTCATGGCTGTATGGAATATTTTATCATCTCGCTCATCAACCGAAAGAGGGCTTAATTAATAGATATGGATAAGTTCCCACCATATTTTACCAAGTATAAGATTGAACAAACACATCACCCCCagttagtataaattaattgtGTTGCAAGCAATCGAAGTCACTGAGCAGATACAATTTCGGAAATAAATGGCCACATCAGGTAAAGCATGAAAATATAAGAAGAAACCGGAAGCACAACATGGGACATCATCCCTAGAGACATTACACTTCTTACTCTATATCTTtactctgagagagagaggaaaaaaaaaaatctcgtgTCATCAGTTTCAATCATCCACAGCTTTCCTTCAAAGTGAGTACTGCCAGAGGGCAGCCCAATTGCATCTCATCTCTTAACAATAACATATGATGTTCCCTAATTCTATGCAATGCCATGATAATCACCGAAGATATCACAAAGCAGGCAAAGCAGACAAACTGTAACTTGGCACAGTGCTGAGGGGAAGGATGACATATCACGTCAGAAATGACAGTcactgacattttttttttttttttgggttagaaGTCACTGACATAATTGAGCTGCAAGAAAAGCAGCAGATGTTGCTGGAAAGAGACAAAAGTGTCTCCAAAGGTGTATCTAAACATATCTTAGTCAGGCTATGCATGCAAATAAGACATCTATCTTGACTTTGTCAAAAATTAGGAATGGCATCTTTGGATTTTGGACCCTGGGATTTGGTTAATCCAGAAAGAAATGGAAGTTTTTGCACCTTGGGTTGAATTGACAGTTAACATTCAGATTGAAAGGTAAAAAATCATGGAATATATGTTGAATGCATGAGACATTGACTTTGGCCAAAAATGTAATAAGCTCATGTGATTTGTCAACAATAAAAGATGTTTATCTAAAATCTATGACAGCAGGGAAGCAAAGTAACATCTTTACAAGCTGACACCACTAACAGTAAGAGATTTTTCAAGACAATTGCAAACAACGTACATCACAGATGGTACTTAAGTATTTCCCCCAAGATGATGAAGCCGTAACATTTTAAATTACAGAGCAATGTAACTGGGTCAAATCTGGTCGCTGCTCTGAGTTCATCCCTAATAGCTAGCATATCATTCTCGTTAATCGTTCCAACAGCATTAATCATATTGGAATATCTACTAATCACCCATTTAGGACTCGTATGAAAGAAGAGATAATTTTGTTGCAGGGAAAAGGACACAGCATCTCTCCCACCTTTTGTTTCACAGATTCCTCCTTGCACACATTTCATCATTTAGTTAATTCCCCATTTTACGATCCTATCTGGTAGTTGGGAGTCGCACATTATTCCTTCTAGCATGCTCAtgtaaattcaaaaaataaattacagaGGCAGAGTGGGCTCAAAGCAGATACATCAACTGGGTAGTATGGGGCCCAATAGATTTAATATACGATGCAATCTTATGTTGTATATGGTTGCAAATTCAATCTGACAACAAAATAGCAAAAGAGAGCTCAGATATACCAACtatagaggaaaaaacaaaaaggaatttAGCTGAAATGGAATCAAATAGGCATGACCCAAAATATATCAATAGCAGAAAATTAATTCACgccacagaaaagaaaaaaaatggcataTTATCCTTCAACAAAAGTAGCCAATTAAGTGATAAACTAAATTCAGAATGACAGCAGAAGCTCAAAACTGAATATGGAACAACAATAAACTTATACCTCCAAAATGGTGTAAATAGGCACCGTATTCTCTCCATCAATGACAATACTCTTAAGAAGTGAACTATGGCGACGGCCGTAGGCAAGTAACAAGTGTTCAGATGTCGGAGAGAACTGCACAAtcatgaattaaattgaatCAATAGACGTtgacaaaggaaaataatatgctaggaaacaaagatttcacaaactCTCCATACATTACTTGTTTAAAATGCTAGTGAAGAAGTGTGCCTAGAAAACAAAGAATCTGCCAATGAAATAAACATATTTAAGCCTTTTCTATTCCCATAAAGACAGCAGATTAAAAGGCCCATAGTTACTGTTGAGGTTTTTACTAATCACATGACAAATGAATAGGAACAATATTTCTGCATGGGCACATTGTCAGATCACTAACAAAACTTCGaagtaaaatattaaaacaaatGGCAAGAGTGATATGAAAATACTAAGCATTAGATATTCAGGAAACTCAGAATTAGAAAGGATGGCTTAAATATTTAAGGAATAATCACAACAGTAATCAGACAATCTTGTAAAACTCAATCAAGAGAACAAGATATTAACCTGAATGGAGGTTAAACAATGAGCGGCTCTTACTGGTCGTGAAGCAAGCACAATTCCAAATCTGTACAAGTGAAAAGCATATCAAATCCCACATCACAAGATAATGGCAATAATATGTAAAGGTACACACGTATGCCACTAGCAAAAGAATAAAGGTGAAAGATGAGAGCATTACGTTGCCTCCTCTAAGGAATATATCCTTAGCTCATACATGATTTGATGAGCAGAAATTGGGTGTCTTGTAGGTGAGGTTGCCACtcctgtgacatcctgattgaCTTGACCATGTAATCCGGGATCAGATTCCAAATGAGGCAGCACACATGCCACACAGGCAGCTAAAAATCTCCCACATGGAGAAAAATGGGCTCCCATTTcactgcaacaaatgcaaaaggaACTTAGCCAGCAATTAAGGCGAGTGTGTGGCCACACACAGGACACTTAAAAAAAGCATTATTTCTCAGGAACAAAAGATCCACCTAGTAACAAGCAATCATTACAAAGACCCAAGAGGTCTTAAGTTTAATTCCCACTTCCTACCCTCCAAGTCCCTCAGTTGGCCTCCAaacacccccccaaaaaaaaaaaaaaaaaaaggaagagcaCAAAAGGTAGTTTGTTGCCTATACTTGCTGCAATGAGACCTAATAGCACTGTCTAGATCTAAGTTACATGATATACCTGCATAGAACAGCATGTGGAATAGTTAAGCGGCAACTTTCTAAATCAAGCTGTGCACAAGGATCTTTTACGTCGTGTGGCCATATTCTAAGCTTCACAGTGCAGGGTAACTCCGTAGATGCTGCTGCAGCCAGCGAGGCTGCAAGTTCAGACCTGAGTTTACTAACAACAGATTGAGGATCGTTTTCATCTCGTGGTCCATCATTATTAGGTCCAGTCACGTGCACCCCCCGAGACCCAGGAGAGCGATATCTAGAACCAGATCTTCCACCAAACCGTGACGGGTCCATGCTAACTGGCATCACTCCAGATGTGATTGGTGAAACACTTGCAACCTCACCAAAAGCAGATTGAGTTTCAATATCTCCAGGACTTGATTGACGTACACTTCGTGGACCAGCTTGGGTCTGACCAACCAACCATCCATGCAATAAAGGCAGCTCCCAAAATCTGGGGTCgctaaaagagaaaaattgagtATTTCTCTCTTCAGGTTGCACTTCCATATCCTCCACAGTATCCATTGCAGATTGACTTACTTCAGCTTCCACTGCACTTGAGAAAGCATTATTTCCCGTTTCCTCAGGCATGGAAGGAGAGTTGCCACTTTCAACTGGAGACAGAAGGAGCTCATACTGCCCTGATGGGGTTGAATATGTCCAAAGGCGCACTGAAGAAGATGAATCTACCCTTTGCTGTCCATTAAGACCAACATCCCCATCTATGCGCTGCAAGGGTACTCTTCCATCGTCTCTAGTAAAGGAAGGCCACATCAATAATGGCAAAGGCATGAGAGGCAGTTCATCCGCCAACCTAGATCTTTCATGAGAATGAGCATCTGCAAAATATACAGTAGGAGGAGGGTAGTGCAAATAACCAGGAGAAGTTGCAAGAGTCATAGCTGAATCTGCTGAGTCAAGGTCATTGACCTGCAGATAAATAAAATGCTAACATTAATAAAAGCTATGGTTGAAGAAACAAAgtgctaaaaataaaaacttcaccTCAGCTGTTAAAAGAAATGGAGCTGCATGTGGGTGGAAATGCACGGCTCTAAGAGATCGCTGTGTCCTCAGAACGATAGTTGGGGATGATGTCTCTCCTCTCCTATTGTAGTGCCATATGTACAACTAATATAGAAATACAAGGTCAAAGCCTCCAAAACTAATCCAAATTTAGCAATccacaaaaaattcaaagcaaAATTCCACCTTGTGACCAGATGCAACAGCAAGAAGCTCTCCTCGAGCATGGAATGCAATTGATGCAATAGGACGGTCTGTAGAAAAGACAGCACAGACAAATCTTCTTAGTAAGTCCCACAATCCACATAGTTTCCTAAGATATGTTAGGGAAGGGAAATCAGAACGACAATTACAAAAATTGCGTGATCCTATGCACTCTGCGGTATTTGCATCCCACAGGCGAACTTCATGATCCAGACTGCCACTTGCAAGGATCTCCGGATACAGCGGATGGAATCTCACCTGCAAATTTGAGAAACAACTGAGATACAGCGAAAGTAGAGCACTAAATCATATTTAGTATACTCAGGAGCCCTATAACAGAGACTCACCACCCATGGTGTCCTCCGATGACCCCTTAACACCTTCAAGCAACTTCCTGTCTGAGAATCAATGAGTTTCACCGTATGATCTCCACtgcaataaagaaaataaaatccaacttcATAAATGGCGTATGCCTACTCTAAGTCAGAATAAGACTCAATATTAACAGTGACCACCATTATCCAAACATATAAGGATATTTGACTCACTGTGTAGAAGCAAGTATTTTTCCATCAGGACTAAAGGCAGCTGCAATTGTTGATCTTGGAGGAGGCACAAGTGGACAATATTTGGCAGACAAATGCCGCAGTGACGCTGACTCCACCCTGCCAAAATAATCATGCTCAAACCAGTCAATAAAACGTGAGCAAAAAGGCTGTCTGCCACTGATTCTCTTTCATCTTCATTAGAAAAAATTAGTaaggacaaaaaaatttataccaCGACCCAAATTTCAAATAGAATCACATTATAAGTCTAAGAAAATACCATGATATGAGACCCTGTCTCACATCTCTCACTGCTTCACAACTTTGCTGGAATGGATAGGGCTGGCACTTTGAAGCTTCTCTCCACAATTTCTTTGATGAATGTTTTGACCGTGGAGAGACCTCTCTTTGCACTAGGAGTTTAAAGATATTGCTAGCACtggaaaataagaaatacaTATGAGGAGA harbors:
- the LOC104441232 gene encoding uncharacterized protein LOC104441232 is translated as MRGVSWPEDGNNPSTSSSSQRNQQQAHAPRAVSGHAASHPSASNIFKLLVQREVSPRSKHSSKKLWREASKCQPYPFQQSCEAVRDVRQGLISWVESASLRHLSAKYCPLVPPPRSTIAAAFSPDGKILASTHGDHTVKLIDSQTGSCLKVLRGHRRTPWVVRFHPLYPEILASGSLDHEVRLWDANTAECIGSRNFYRPIASIAFHARGELLAVASGHKLYIWHYNRRGETSSPTIVLRTQRSLRAVHFHPHAAPFLLTAEVNDLDSADSAMTLATSPGYLHYPPPTVYFADAHSHERSRLADELPLMPLPLLMWPSFTRDDGRVPLQRIDGDVGLNGQQRVDSSSSVRLWTYSTPSGQYELLLSPVESGNSPSMPEETGNNAFSSAVEAEVSQSAMDTVEDMEVQPEERNTQFFSFSDPRFWELPLLHGWLVGQTQAGPRSVRQSSPGDIETQSAFGEVASVSPITSGVMPVSMDPSRFGGRSGSRYRSPGSRGVHVTGPNNDGPRDENDPQSVVSKLRSELAASLAAAASTELPCTVKLRIWPHDVKDPCAQLDLESCRLTIPHAVLCSEMGAHFSPCGRFLAACVACVLPHLESDPGLHGQVNQDVTGVATSPTRHPISAHQIMYELRIYSLEEATFGIVLASRPVRAAHCLTSIQFSPTSEHLLLAYGRRHSSLLKSIVIDGENTVPIYTILEVYRVSDMELVRVLPSAEDEVNVACFHPSVGGGLIYGTKEGKLRILHYDSSHGLNLKSSGFLDENVPEVQTYALEC